A single region of the Zootoca vivipara chromosome 2, rZooViv1.1, whole genome shotgun sequence genome encodes:
- the TROAP gene encoding tastin isoform X1, whose protein sequence is MARVGKENLQEVSPLPVTSAEVGREKSASLAAGALSSSKIPVLCKNRIPREAKPSGQQPQSSLQQACPSNARRKGIEMSKIPHSGLVPAAAAVEPASGSMPKILSRQPLGEMHLSTSGHRNEGRVPNGKEVSTVEFVPDVAALASILSNTGLTNHMVSVAHKPSLAGRVPLRGNRACSAIVGTGRGSLYTGPPAANLPRMSYFSKSTSKDMNQPQSLNTQQLKMWSATFENPGPRVEVAKPSQPTESPGVGKCQDSAPRSEAEGLNGTVEGGIATQSDSAGRKEIAGTPWKDDGFVPDPAAKASILLNIGVSHSALRATANLSTGGEGACLPLSCRSVRSTGKFGRVSCRSTQRLKGLQKLEASEAQLANTPGGKCSADGYTPYGLARRVPTASLKSSHCSPWIRNRVPVSSCIKAKKVNLASKIISLKDSVDSKEDDAAVEWESIAVRLFKDEIAASAKKVAAVPVITPEMGKPQRIKLLAQLLQQEMNDGISHDIAPSLGELHKLLSAHCSPAREAPKPGLLTTPVSSPGPHLCKLAPGSVAMAPEPGTTHATTSSQQPVCSIPQMPSVHLPESGGSGTSMHLSSCGSSAVDKVKQRLDDLLSAPMRFHEARLNAECAFYTARLACVTQPSARRCKDPVAKMLEVQDAMHFIPISETPSQPLEAERVLPL, encoded by the exons GCATGTCCGTCCAACGCGAGGAGGAAAGGGATCGAGATGAGCAAGATACCTCACTCTGGTTTagtacctgctgctgctgcggtggAACCTGCATCTGGGTCAATGCCCAAGATCCTTTCTAGACAACCCCTGGGAGAGATGCATCTGAGCACATCGGGTCACAGGAATGAAGGTCGTGTGCCCAATGGCAAAG AAGTGAGCACAGTTGAGTTTGTGCCAGATGTAGCAGCTCTTGCCAGTATTCTGTCCAACACAGGGCTGACTAACCACATGGTAAGTGTAGCCCACAAGCCCAGCCTGGCCGGACGAGTCCCTTTAAGAGGGAATAGAGCATGCTCAGCCATCGTTGGG ACTGGTCGAGGATCGTTATACACAGGGCCTCCTGCAGCGAATCTTCCTCGCATGTCGTACTTCTCCAAATCAACTTCAAAAG ATATGAATCAGCCACAGTCCTTGAACACTCAGCAGCTTAAGATGTGGTCGGCTACATTTGAGAACCCTGGGCCTCGG GTGGAGGTGGCAAAGCCAAGCCAACCCACGGAGAGCCCGGGAGTGGGCAAGTGCCAAGATTCTGCCCCCAGGTCCGAGGCAGAAGGTCTGAACGGCACGGTGGAGGGGGGCATTGCAACACAAAG CGACTCAGCTGGGAGGAAGGAAATCGCAGGGACACCATGGAAAG ATGACGGGTTCGTGCCCGACCCAGCTGCCAAAGCTAGCATCCTGCTGAACATCGGCGTGAGCCATTCAGCCCTAAGGGCGACTGCCAATCTGAGCACTGGG GGGGAAGGTGCCTGTTTGCCATTGTCCTGCAGGAGTGTGCGCTCAACAGGAAAGTTTGGGCGTGTGTCCTGCCGCTCTACACAGCGTCTTAAAG GTCTGCAGAAATTGGAAGCTTCCGAAGCCCAGCTAGCCAACACACCAGGCGGGAAATGTTCAGCTGATGGTTATACCCCCTATGGATTAGCTCGGAGGGTTCCCACTGCTTCCCTGAAATCCTCG CATTGCAGTCCCTGGATACGGAACCGTGTGCCTGTTTCTTCCTGCATTAAAGCTAAGAAG GTTAATTTGGCAAGCAAGATCATTTCACTGAAGGACTCTGTGGACTCCAAAGAGGATGACGCTGCTGTGGAATGG GAAAGCATTGCTGTGCGCCTCTTTAAGGATGAGATAGCAGCATCAGCAAAGAAGGTGGCAGCTGTTCCTGTGATCACCCCAGAAATGGGAAAACCCCAG cgCATCAAGCTCCTTGCTCAGCTCTTGCAACAGGAGATGAATGACGGCATCAGTCACGACATTGCCCCCTCGCTGGGGGAGTTGCACAAACTGTTGTCGGCTCACTGCTCGCCTGCCCGGGAGGCTCCCAAGCCTGGTCTCCTCACTACCCCTGTGTCGTCTCCTGGACCACACCTCTGCAAGCTGGCGCCAGGGTCTGTTGCTATGGCACCCGAACCTGGCACGACACATGCCACCACCTCCAGCCAGCAACCTGTCTGTTCCATTCCTCAGATGCCTTCGGTCCATCTACCGGAATCAGGCGGGAGTGGGACCTCCATGCATTTGTCGTCCTGTGGAAGTAGTGCGG TAGACAAAGTCAAGCAGCGCTTGGATGACCTCCTTAGTGCACCTATGCGCTTCCACGAGGCACGCCTAAATGCTGAATGTGCCTTCTACACTGCCCGCCTCGCCTGTGTCACGCAGCCCTCGGCGCGGCGGTGCAAAGATCCTGTGGCCAAAATGCTAGAGGTCCAGGATGCCATG CACTTTATACCTATCTCCGAAACCCCATCCCAACCCTTGGAAGCAGAAAGGGTTTTGCCCTTGTGA
- the TROAP gene encoding tastin isoform X2 translates to MARVGKENLQEVSPLPVTSAEVGREKSASLAAGALSSSKIPVLCKNRIPREAKPSGQQPQSSLQQACPSNARRKGIEMSKIPHSGLVPAAAAVEPASGSMPKILSRQPLGEMHLSTSGHRNEGRVPNGKEVSTVEFVPDVAALASILSNTGLTNHMVSVAHKPSLAGRVPLRGNRACSAIVGTGRGSLYTGPPAANLPRMSYFSKSTSKDMNQPQSLNTQQLKMWSATFENPGPRVEVAKPSQPTESPGVGKCQDSAPRSEAEGLNGTVEGGIATQSDSAGRKEIAGTPWKDDGFVPDPAAKASILLNIGVSHSALRATANLSTGGEGACLPLSCRSVRSTGKFGRVSCRSTQRLKGLQKLEASEAQLANTPGGKCSADGYTPYGLARRVPTASLKSSHCSPWIRNRVPVSSCIKAKKVNLASKIISLKDSVDSKEDDAAVEWESIAVRLFKDEIAASAKKVAAVPVITPEMGKPQRIKLLAQLLQQEMNDGISHDIAPSLGELHKLLSAHCSPAREAPKPGLLTTPVSSPGPHLCKLAPGSVAMAPEPGTTHATTSSQQPVCSIPQMPSVHLPESGGSGTSMHLSSCGSSADKVKQRLDDLLSAPMRFHEARLNAECAFYTARLACVTQPSARRCKDPVAKMLEVQDAMHFIPISETPSQPLEAERVLPL, encoded by the exons GCATGTCCGTCCAACGCGAGGAGGAAAGGGATCGAGATGAGCAAGATACCTCACTCTGGTTTagtacctgctgctgctgcggtggAACCTGCATCTGGGTCAATGCCCAAGATCCTTTCTAGACAACCCCTGGGAGAGATGCATCTGAGCACATCGGGTCACAGGAATGAAGGTCGTGTGCCCAATGGCAAAG AAGTGAGCACAGTTGAGTTTGTGCCAGATGTAGCAGCTCTTGCCAGTATTCTGTCCAACACAGGGCTGACTAACCACATGGTAAGTGTAGCCCACAAGCCCAGCCTGGCCGGACGAGTCCCTTTAAGAGGGAATAGAGCATGCTCAGCCATCGTTGGG ACTGGTCGAGGATCGTTATACACAGGGCCTCCTGCAGCGAATCTTCCTCGCATGTCGTACTTCTCCAAATCAACTTCAAAAG ATATGAATCAGCCACAGTCCTTGAACACTCAGCAGCTTAAGATGTGGTCGGCTACATTTGAGAACCCTGGGCCTCGG GTGGAGGTGGCAAAGCCAAGCCAACCCACGGAGAGCCCGGGAGTGGGCAAGTGCCAAGATTCTGCCCCCAGGTCCGAGGCAGAAGGTCTGAACGGCACGGTGGAGGGGGGCATTGCAACACAAAG CGACTCAGCTGGGAGGAAGGAAATCGCAGGGACACCATGGAAAG ATGACGGGTTCGTGCCCGACCCAGCTGCCAAAGCTAGCATCCTGCTGAACATCGGCGTGAGCCATTCAGCCCTAAGGGCGACTGCCAATCTGAGCACTGGG GGGGAAGGTGCCTGTTTGCCATTGTCCTGCAGGAGTGTGCGCTCAACAGGAAAGTTTGGGCGTGTGTCCTGCCGCTCTACACAGCGTCTTAAAG GTCTGCAGAAATTGGAAGCTTCCGAAGCCCAGCTAGCCAACACACCAGGCGGGAAATGTTCAGCTGATGGTTATACCCCCTATGGATTAGCTCGGAGGGTTCCCACTGCTTCCCTGAAATCCTCG CATTGCAGTCCCTGGATACGGAACCGTGTGCCTGTTTCTTCCTGCATTAAAGCTAAGAAG GTTAATTTGGCAAGCAAGATCATTTCACTGAAGGACTCTGTGGACTCCAAAGAGGATGACGCTGCTGTGGAATGG GAAAGCATTGCTGTGCGCCTCTTTAAGGATGAGATAGCAGCATCAGCAAAGAAGGTGGCAGCTGTTCCTGTGATCACCCCAGAAATGGGAAAACCCCAG cgCATCAAGCTCCTTGCTCAGCTCTTGCAACAGGAGATGAATGACGGCATCAGTCACGACATTGCCCCCTCGCTGGGGGAGTTGCACAAACTGTTGTCGGCTCACTGCTCGCCTGCCCGGGAGGCTCCCAAGCCTGGTCTCCTCACTACCCCTGTGTCGTCTCCTGGACCACACCTCTGCAAGCTGGCGCCAGGGTCTGTTGCTATGGCACCCGAACCTGGCACGACACATGCCACCACCTCCAGCCAGCAACCTGTCTGTTCCATTCCTCAGATGCCTTCGGTCCATCTACCGGAATCAGGCGGGAGTGGGACCTCCATGCATTTGTCGTCCTGTGGAAGTAGTGCGG ACAAAGTCAAGCAGCGCTTGGATGACCTCCTTAGTGCACCTATGCGCTTCCACGAGGCACGCCTAAATGCTGAATGTGCCTTCTACACTGCCCGCCTCGCCTGTGTCACGCAGCCCTCGGCGCGGCGGTGCAAAGATCCTGTGGCCAAAATGCTAGAGGTCCAGGATGCCATG CACTTTATACCTATCTCCGAAACCCCATCCCAACCCTTGGAAGCAGAAAGGGTTTTGCCCTTGTGA